One window from the genome of Balaenoptera musculus isolate JJ_BM4_2016_0621 chromosome 3, mBalMus1.pri.v3, whole genome shotgun sequence encodes:
- the ACP5 gene encoding tartrate-resistant acid phosphatase type 5: MDTWTVLLVLQASLVLPLVLPRAAGISTNTRTAPAPVLRFVAVGDWGGVPNAPFYTAREMANAKEIARTVQILGADFILSLGDNFYFTGVQDANDKRFQETFEDVFSASSLRNVPWYVLAGNHDHLGNVSAQIAYSRISKRWNFPSPYYRLRFKIPRSNVSVAIFMLDTVTLCGNSDDFASQQPERPRNLAMARTQLAWIKKQLAAAKEDYVLVAGHYPVWSIAEHGPTHCLVKQLLPLLTTHKVTAYLCGHDHNLQYLQDENGVGFVLSGAGNFMDPSKKHLRKVPNGYLRFHYGAENSLGGFAYVEISPKEMSVTYIEASGKSLFKTKLPRQARSEHQHRRGLHAGA, from the exons ATGGACACGTGGACGGTGCTGCTCGTCCTGCAAGCCTCGCTGGTGCTCCCCCTGGTGCTCCCCCGGGCTGCCGGCATCAGTACCAACACCCGCACCGCCCCCGCCCCTGTCCTGCGCTTTGTTGCCGTGGGTGACTGGGGAGGGGTCCCCAATGCCCCGTTCTACACAGCCCGGGAAATGGCCAATGCCAAGGAGATTGCCAGGACCGTGCAGATCCTGGGCGCAGACTTCATCCTGTCCCTGGGGGACAATTTCTACTTCACCGGCGTGCAAGATGCCAACGACAAGAGGTTCCAG GAGACCTTTGAGGACGTGTTCTCTGCCTCCTCACTCCGCAACGTGCCCTGGTACGTGCTGGCTGGCAACCACGACCATCTGGGGAACGTCTCGGCACAGATAGCCTACTCCAGGATCTCCAAGCGCTG GAACTTCCCCAGCCCTTACTACCGCCTGCGCTTCAAGATCCCACGGTCCAACGTGTCCGTGGCCATCTTCATGCTGGACACAGTGACACTGTGTGGCAACTCGGACGACTTTGCCAGCCAGCAGCCCGAGAGGCCCCGCAACCTGGCGATGGCCCGCACGCAGCTGGCCTGGATCAAGAAGCAGCTGGCGGCGGCCAAGGAGGACTACGTGCTGGTGGCCGGCCACTACCCCGTGTGGTCCATCGCCGAGCACGGGCCCACCCACTGCCTGGTCAAGCAACTGCTGCCGCTGCTGACCACGCACAAGGTCACCGCCTACCTGTGTGGCCACGATCACAACCTgcag TACCTTCAGGATGAGAATGGCGTGGGCTTCGTGCTGAGCGGGGCCGGGAACTTCATGGACCCCTCGAAGAAGCACCTGCGCAAGGTCCCCAACGGCTACCTGCGCTTCCACTACGGGGCCGAGAACTCACTGGGTGGCTTCGCCTATGTTGAGATCAGCCCCAAAGAGATGAGCGTCACTTACATCGAGGCCTCGGGCAAGTCCCTCTTCAAGACCAAGTTGCCAAGGCAAGCCAGGTCTGAGCACCAGCACCGACGGGGGCTCCACGCTGGGGCCTGA
- the ELOF1 gene encoding transcription elongation factor 1 homolog, which produces MGRRKSKRKPPPKKKMTGTLETQFTCPFCNHEKSCDVKMDRARNTGVISCTVCLEEFQTPITYLSEPVDVYSDWIDACEAANQ; this is translated from the exons ATGGGGCGCAGAAAGTCAAAACGGAAGCCACCCCCCAAGAAGAAGATGACAGGCACCCTAGAGACCCAGTTCACCTGCCCCTTCTGCAACCACGAGAAGTCTTGCGACGTGAAAAT GGACCGGGCCCGCAACACCGGAGTCATCTCTTGTACCGTGTGCCTGGAAGAATTCCAGACGCCCATCACTT ATCTGTCGGAACCAGTGGACGTGTACAGCGATTGGATAGATGCCTGCGAGGCAGCCAATCAGTAG